Proteins from a single region of Runella sp. SP2:
- the corA gene encoding magnesium/cobalt transporter CorA encodes MSSSKVGLSPGTLVYVGPTVVKDTTITMVEYNEKYHKERTIDKVADCQIAADASYISWLDVDGIHEPEVIEAVGQIHHIHPLLLEDIMNTRQKPKIEFYNDSYVFISLKMLYWDDKELSIDAEHVSFLLGANYLISFQEKRTNDIFAPVLERIKASVGKTRRNGADYLLFSLVDLIVDNYLEILEKMSEQLEELEGLILASKHKDPIEQLYNLKRQLTLIRKYVWPLRDMLSQGLRENSKLIQKGTIPYFRDVHDHITNVIDSIDSNRELLTGLIDIHYSTLSSRMNSVMKTLTIYSAVFMPLTFIAGIYGMNFDHMPELRQPNGYFYTLGGMAVLAVGLLVYFRRRGWL; translated from the coding sequence ATGTCTTCTTCTAAGGTTGGTCTTTCGCCTGGCACGTTGGTATATGTCGGCCCTACGGTCGTCAAAGATACGACCATTACGATGGTTGAATACAATGAAAAATACCATAAGGAACGTACCATTGACAAGGTAGCTGATTGCCAAATTGCCGCCGATGCTTCCTACATCAGTTGGCTCGACGTGGACGGAATTCACGAACCCGAGGTAATTGAAGCCGTCGGGCAGATTCATCACATCCATCCGCTGCTGTTGGAAGACATCATGAATACACGCCAGAAGCCCAAAATTGAGTTCTACAACGACTCTTACGTGTTTATTTCCCTAAAAATGCTGTACTGGGACGACAAAGAACTGAGCATCGATGCCGAACACGTCAGCTTTCTGCTGGGGGCCAATTACTTAATTTCGTTTCAGGAAAAACGTACCAATGATATTTTCGCCCCCGTTTTGGAACGCATCAAAGCTTCGGTGGGAAAAACGCGACGAAACGGTGCCGATTATTTGCTGTTTTCACTCGTTGATCTTATTGTCGATAATTACCTTGAAATTCTGGAGAAAATGAGCGAGCAACTCGAAGAATTGGAAGGGCTGATTTTGGCAAGTAAACACAAAGACCCAATTGAACAACTGTACAATCTAAAACGCCAACTTACGCTGATACGAAAGTACGTGTGGCCGCTGCGCGATATGCTGAGCCAAGGTTTGCGCGAAAACTCAAAACTTATTCAAAAAGGTACGATTCCTTATTTTCGGGATGTGCACGACCACATCACCAACGTCATCGATTCCATCGACTCAAACCGTGAATTACTTACGGGGTTAATTGACATTCATTATTCGACCCTCAGTTCGCGGATGAACAGCGTGATGAAGACCCTGACTATTTACTCGGCGGTTTTTATGCCACTTACGTTCATTGCGGGGATTTACGGCATGAATTTCGACCACATGCCCGAGCTTCGCCAACCCAACGGCTATTTTTATACCCTTGGTGGCATGGCCGTGTTGGCCGTTGGACTTTTGGTTTATTTTCGACGAAGGGGGTGGTTGTAA
- the kdsB gene encoding 3-deoxy-manno-octulosonate cytidylyltransferase — protein MIIGIIPARYGSTRYPGKPLIDIKGKTMIQRVYEQASKAKCLTDVIVATDDARILEHVESFGGKAVMTHPDHPSGTDRCWEAIQAPWPPMGEQLTPPPSGEAGRGLYIINIQGDEPFVAPEQIDELGTMLDGSVELASQMIPVTDAELLFDIGEAKVIINEQFEAIYFSRQVIPYLKGIDPQEWHKNHTYYRQVGMYAYRADILEKITRLPVSPLEKAESLEQLRWLQNGFKIKMGLTTYESHCIDTPEDVEKVLHFIQ, from the coding sequence ATGATTATTGGAATTATACCCGCGCGTTATGGCTCAACGCGCTACCCAGGAAAACCCCTCATCGACATCAAAGGAAAAACGATGATTCAACGGGTGTATGAGCAAGCTTCAAAAGCAAAATGCCTCACCGACGTAATCGTCGCAACCGACGATGCTCGCATCTTGGAACACGTAGAATCCTTTGGTGGTAAGGCTGTTATGACTCATCCCGACCACCCAAGTGGCACAGATCGGTGCTGGGAAGCCATTCAAGCCCCCTGGCCCCCAATGGGGGAACAATTAACTCCTCCCCCATCGGGGGAGGCTGGGAGGGGGCTATACATCATCAATATTCAAGGTGATGAACCTTTTGTGGCTCCAGAGCAAATCGACGAACTTGGGACAATGCTGGATGGTTCCGTGGAATTAGCTTCTCAAATGATTCCTGTGACCGATGCAGAGTTATTATTTGATATTGGGGAAGCGAAAGTGATTATCAACGAGCAATTCGAAGCCATCTATTTTAGCCGTCAAGTCATCCCTTATTTAAAAGGAATTGACCCGCAAGAGTGGCACAAAAATCATACCTACTACCGACAAGTGGGAATGTATGCCTACCGCGCTGATATTTTGGAGAAAATCACCCGTTTGCCCGTGTCGCCGCTCGAAAAAGCCGAATCATTGGAGCAACTTCGTTGGTTGCAAAACGGCTTCAAAATCAAAATGGGGCTTACGACCTACGAAAGTCATTGCATCGATACCCCCGAAGACGTGGAGAAAGTCTTACATTTCATTCAATAA
- a CDS encoding TonB-dependent receptor gives MKLSLIPFILLLSCVGMSFTYDGYTQEMMHRSVTLKVEEQKLKHVLTQIEKQTNARFVYSSKVIGSERNVTISITHKTLEESLHELLKPLHLSYRYLNGQVVIEPEELSTTPTLSTPQLDRTVSGLVKDEKNVPLPGVNVVIKGTTRGTSTDAKGAFQLALPESDNVVLTLSFVGYQSQDVAVGNKTTLSISLVPDLNALEEVVVIGYGAVKKRDLTGSVVQLKSEQLKEVPTANVLEAAQGKIAGADITRNSGQAGAGVSIRIRGNRSIGGNNAPLIIVDGVQYGNLEDINANDIETMDVLKDASSIAIYGSRGANGVILITTKKGKSGKPDISFNTYSGISQVTMYPKAMDINGFRDLKREAWRAAGVWNSPTDDPAIFTNVAEYDALQKGIWTDYQDALIHKGLQQNYQLGVRAGNDRLKSYISVDFFNEKGILKLDEIKRYTGRLNVDYTINDWMKIGLQSQLTYYDQSVRRDPLNQANKISPLGSLYDNNGNFNFLMLDGQTANPLADEQPNVFTNSVLTTRSLTNGFLEFTPIKGLTIRSTLGVNLSFSRNGSYASPQSIDRSLTGKSLASYTASNGKTVNWENVVTYQRTTGQHALTVTGVASYLGNSSDNVSASGVNQLLSTQLFYSLGSASEEIKINSEYSKNNLLSYAGRLNYGFRDRYLLTLTARKDGSSKLAPGNKWTFFPSAAFAWRIIEESFMQRIKGLSDLKLRVSYGIAGNDPSGPYATQTTLARVAFGFNDIAVPAYTFSRIVGNTELAWELSDTKNVGLDVGLFNGRVQAFLDFYDTRTTDLLLNRGLPPTTGVTTVKQNIGKTRNRGVELAIGTTNIRTDNFTWNSNITFSKNREEIVELVTGGNDIGNGWFIGYPINVYYDYEKTGIWQSSEADQAAKMLPTQLPGEIKVKDQNGDGKIDAVNDRVILGNPRPRWSGGLDNTLKFKNFDLNFFIFARIGQMINADRYARFDAQGVGNSTAGLDYWTPENPTNAYPRPNKNGGLKYLSTLGYQNGSFARIRNVSLGYNLPANVFKGKIIKGMRVYATGKNLYTFTKLDYDPERGGSENFPMTKLFIIGLNANF, from the coding sequence ATGAAACTATCCCTTATTCCCTTCATTTTACTTCTTTCTTGCGTGGGTATGAGCTTTACATATGACGGCTATACGCAAGAAATGATGCATCGTTCGGTGACGTTAAAAGTCGAAGAACAAAAACTTAAACATGTCCTAACTCAAATTGAGAAACAAACCAATGCTCGTTTTGTCTATAGCTCAAAAGTAATTGGTTCAGAACGCAACGTCACCATTTCTATCACGCACAAAACCCTTGAAGAATCACTTCATGAGCTTCTCAAGCCGTTGCACCTCAGTTACCGCTACCTCAATGGCCAAGTTGTGATTGAACCCGAAGAACTCAGCACAACTCCCACACTTTCAACCCCTCAACTCGACCGTACGGTATCTGGGCTTGTGAAAGACGAAAAAAATGTCCCCCTGCCAGGGGTTAACGTAGTCATCAAAGGAACCACCCGTGGGACATCAACTGATGCAAAAGGAGCATTCCAACTGGCGCTGCCAGAAAGCGACAACGTGGTCCTGACCCTTTCTTTTGTTGGCTATCAAAGCCAGGATGTAGCCGTTGGCAATAAAACCACCCTCAGTATTTCACTCGTGCCAGACTTAAACGCCCTCGAAGAAGTCGTTGTTATCGGCTACGGAGCGGTCAAAAAACGCGACCTAACTGGCTCAGTTGTACAGCTCAAGAGTGAACAACTTAAAGAAGTACCCACCGCCAACGTGTTGGAAGCCGCCCAGGGTAAAATTGCAGGCGCTGATATTACCCGTAACAGCGGACAAGCAGGCGCGGGCGTTAGCATTCGTATTCGTGGAAACCGTTCGATTGGCGGAAACAATGCTCCACTAATCATCGTGGATGGCGTCCAATACGGCAACCTTGAAGACATCAATGCCAACGACATCGAAACAATGGACGTGCTGAAAGATGCTTCCTCGATTGCCATTTACGGCTCGCGTGGCGCTAATGGGGTTATTTTGATTACAACAAAAAAAGGTAAATCAGGCAAACCTGATATTTCGTTCAATACCTATTCAGGAATTTCGCAAGTAACGATGTACCCTAAAGCGATGGACATCAACGGCTTTCGCGACCTAAAAAGAGAAGCATGGCGTGCCGCAGGGGTATGGAATAGCCCCACCGACGACCCCGCCATCTTTACCAACGTGGCCGAATACGACGCCCTCCAAAAAGGCATTTGGACCGACTACCAAGATGCATTGATTCATAAAGGTCTGCAACAAAACTACCAATTGGGGGTACGTGCAGGCAACGACCGCCTGAAATCATACATCTCCGTGGACTTCTTCAACGAAAAAGGCATCTTAAAGCTCGACGAAATCAAACGTTATACGGGTCGCCTCAACGTGGACTATACCATCAACGATTGGATGAAAATTGGCCTTCAGAGTCAATTGACCTATTATGACCAGAGCGTCCGCCGCGACCCCCTCAACCAAGCCAACAAAATCAGTCCGTTGGGCTCATTGTATGATAACAATGGCAACTTTAACTTTCTCATGCTTGACGGGCAAACGGCCAATCCATTGGCAGATGAACAACCCAACGTTTTCACAAATTCAGTACTCACGACGCGCTCCTTAACCAACGGATTTTTGGAATTTACACCTATCAAAGGTTTGACAATCCGAAGCACGTTAGGAGTCAATTTAAGCTTCAGCCGCAATGGTTCTTACGCATCGCCTCAGTCCATCGACCGCTCGCTCACGGGCAAATCGCTCGCAAGCTACACCGCCAGCAATGGAAAAACCGTTAACTGGGAAAACGTTGTTACTTATCAACGAACAACTGGCCAACATGCACTTACCGTCACAGGGGTAGCGAGTTATTTAGGAAACTCATCGGACAATGTTTCGGCCTCAGGGGTCAACCAATTATTATCAACTCAATTGTTTTATTCGTTAGGAAGTGCTTCCGAAGAAATCAAAATCAATTCTGAGTATTCTAAAAACAACCTGCTTTCGTACGCAGGTCGCCTCAATTATGGCTTCCGCGACCGCTATTTGTTGACCCTTACAGCCCGTAAAGATGGTTCGTCTAAGTTGGCACCAGGCAACAAATGGACGTTTTTCCCTTCGGCAGCATTTGCGTGGCGAATCATTGAAGAATCGTTTATGCAGCGTATCAAGGGTTTAAGCGACCTAAAACTTCGGGTAAGTTATGGAATAGCAGGGAATGACCCTTCTGGCCCGTATGCTACCCAGACAACGCTTGCTCGTGTGGCATTTGGTTTCAACGACATTGCCGTTCCCGCCTATACTTTCTCTCGAATTGTCGGAAATACTGAATTAGCCTGGGAGCTGTCTGATACCAAAAACGTGGGTCTTGACGTTGGTTTGTTCAACGGGCGCGTTCAAGCTTTTCTTGATTTTTATGACACCCGTACCACCGATTTATTGCTCAACAGAGGTTTACCTCCTACGACAGGGGTAACGACCGTCAAGCAAAACATTGGTAAAACCCGCAACCGTGGCGTAGAACTAGCCATTGGAACAACCAACATCCGTACCGACAATTTTACGTGGAATAGCAACATCACCTTCTCAAAAAACAGAGAAGAAATTGTAGAATTGGTTACTGGGGGCAATGACATTGGCAACGGCTGGTTTATTGGTTATCCCATCAACGTTTATTATGACTACGAAAAAACGGGTATTTGGCAATCATCAGAGGCCGACCAAGCGGCAAAAATGTTGCCAACTCAGCTGCCAGGCGAAATCAAAGTGAAAGACCAAAACGGTGACGGCAAAATTGATGCTGTCAACGACCGTGTGATTTTGGGGAATCCTCGTCCACGCTGGAGCGGCGGTCTTGATAATACGCTCAAATTCAAAAATTTTGACTTGAACTTCTTCATTTTTGCGCGTATTGGTCAGATGATCAACGCCGACCGTTACGCTCGTTTTGACGCCCAAGGCGTTGGCAATAGTACGGCTGGATTAGACTACTGGACACCCGAAAATCCCACCAATGCCTACCCAAGACCCAACAAAAATGGAGGCTTAAAGTACCTTTCAACTTTGGGTTACCAAAACGGGTCATTTGCCCGCATTCGTAATGTATCGTTGGGGTATAACCTTCCTGCCAACGTATTCAAAGGAAAAATTATCAAAGGAATGCGAGTGTATGCCACGGGCAAAAACCTCTATACTTTTACCAAGTTAGACTATGACCCCGAGCGCGGTGGTTCTGAAAACTTTCCTATGACTAAGCTGTTCATCATCGGACTTAACGCCAATTTCTAA
- a CDS encoding type II toxin-antitoxin system death-on-curing family toxin encodes MIYLTKQQIIRLNIATIEAHGGNFMPPSNFLHEENLDYLLEAVQAEMFGEPLYPTISDKAALYCYNIICNHIFSDGNKRTGLAAALIFLNLNYHELRLEISNSILTDFILKVASGQSSLEECKRWFHENSVKV; translated from the coding sequence ATGATTTACCTCACAAAACAACAGATTATTCGGTTAAATATAGCAACCATTGAAGCGCACGGAGGAAACTTTATGCCTCCCAGTAATTTTTTACACGAAGAAAATTTAGATTATTTGCTGGAGGCTGTTCAAGCAGAAATGTTTGGAGAACCACTGTACCCAACTATTTCTGACAAAGCTGCCTTGTATTGTTACAACATTATTTGCAACCATATTTTTAGCGATGGCAATAAACGAACAGGATTAGCAGCTGCTTTAATTTTCTTGAATCTCAATTATCACGAGCTACGACTTGAGATCAGCAATTCCATTCTGACGGATTTTATCCTAAAAGTGGCCTCTGGTCAGTCAAGTTTGGAAGAATGTAAAAGGTGGTTCCACGAAAACTCAGTGAAAGTGTAA
- the leuS gene encoding leucine--tRNA ligase, translated as MTEYNHREIEKKWQKFWEENQTYRTEIDPSKPKYYVLDMFPYPSGAGLHVGHPLGYIASDIISRYKRLKGFNVLHPMGFDSFGLPAEQYAIQTGQHPAITTEQNINTFISQLKNIGFSYDWSRKIRTSDPNYYKWTQWIFMQLFNHYYDRTADKALPISHLVEQFAQGGSAAVNAVCDEDVTEFSAEEWNAMSEKEQQLVLLKYRFTFPEESFVNWCPGLGTVLSNDEVKDGVSERGGFPVERKLMKQWAMRITAYADRLLNGLDTIDWPEPLKEQQRNWIGRSQGASVKFAVEGQDKLIEVFTTRVDTIYGVSFMVLAPEHEWATELTTVAQKADVEAYIKWAASRSEVDRMAEKKVSGVFTGSYCINPFSGEKVPIYLADYVLAGYGTGAVMGVPSGDQRDWNFATNFGLPIIPILDTQKDTDQQADNTKEGHYINSGIINGMTYQEATDTLIKWLEERKLGKGKVQYRLRNAVFSRQRYWGEPVPAYFKDGVPYLIDEADLPLELPKIDKYLPTETGEPPLGRAEGWKYSPPAPNGGVNSEAPIGGWGLELSTMPGWAGSSWYWYRYMDPQNNEAFASKEAIDYWQRIDFYLGGSEHATGHLLYSRFWNKFLKDLGLVPHEEFAAKLVNQGMIQGRSNFVYRLKSSDNAKPVFVSFGLKDQYETTKLHVDVNMVENDVLDTEAFKNWREDFANAEFILEDGKYVCGWEVEKMSKSKYNVVNPDTIVDKYGADTLRMYEMFLGPLTDAKPWNTNGISGTSNFLRKFWRLFFEDQTGKSKLVDAEPTADELKVLHRTIKRVEEDIERYSFNTVVSTFMIGVNELSDLKCHKKAILKEMVILLSPYAPHITEELWTALGNEAGTLTTAPFPVFEPKYLVESSFEYPIQINGKVRANLAFPVDMSKEDIEQSVLANDTVQKWLEGKAPKKVVVVPKRIVNVVL; from the coding sequence ATGACCGAATACAATCACCGCGAAATCGAAAAAAAATGGCAGAAGTTTTGGGAGGAAAACCAAACTTACAGGACTGAAATCGACCCAAGTAAGCCTAAGTATTATGTCCTCGACATGTTTCCGTATCCTTCGGGAGCGGGTCTGCACGTAGGGCACCCACTGGGCTACATTGCTTCTGACATTATTTCGCGATATAAAAGACTCAAAGGGTTCAATGTGTTGCACCCAATGGGTTTTGATAGCTTTGGATTGCCCGCCGAGCAGTACGCGATTCAAACGGGGCAACACCCAGCCATCACGACCGAGCAAAATATCAATACGTTCATTTCTCAGCTAAAAAATATTGGGTTTAGCTACGATTGGAGCCGTAAGATTCGTACTTCCGACCCTAATTATTACAAGTGGACGCAGTGGATTTTTATGCAGTTGTTTAACCACTACTACGACCGTACGGCCGACAAGGCATTGCCAATTAGCCATTTGGTGGAGCAATTTGCGCAAGGTGGTTCGGCAGCGGTGAATGCCGTTTGCGACGAGGACGTAACGGAATTTAGTGCGGAAGAGTGGAACGCCATGAGCGAAAAAGAACAGCAATTGGTGTTGTTGAAATACCGCTTTACGTTTCCCGAAGAATCGTTTGTGAACTGGTGCCCAGGCTTAGGAACGGTGCTTTCAAACGACGAAGTGAAAGACGGGGTATCGGAACGTGGTGGTTTTCCTGTGGAGCGTAAATTGATGAAACAGTGGGCGATGCGCATCACTGCCTATGCCGACCGTTTGTTAAATGGGCTAGATACAATCGACTGGCCTGAACCATTAAAAGAACAACAACGCAACTGGATTGGCCGCTCACAAGGGGCATCGGTAAAGTTTGCCGTTGAGGGTCAGGATAAATTGATTGAAGTATTTACGACTCGCGTCGATACTATTTACGGCGTTAGTTTCATGGTGTTAGCCCCTGAGCACGAATGGGCGACAGAACTAACAACCGTTGCCCAAAAAGCCGACGTAGAAGCTTACATCAAGTGGGCAGCCAGCCGCAGCGAAGTGGATCGTATGGCCGAAAAGAAAGTGTCAGGCGTGTTCACGGGAAGTTACTGTATCAATCCGTTCAGCGGTGAAAAAGTACCTATTTATTTGGCCGATTATGTTTTGGCTGGATACGGGACGGGTGCCGTCATGGGGGTTCCCTCGGGCGATCAGCGCGACTGGAACTTTGCAACGAATTTCGGTTTGCCCATTATCCCGATTTTGGATACCCAAAAAGACACTGACCAACAGGCCGATAATACCAAAGAAGGACACTACATCAACTCGGGTATCATCAACGGCATGACTTACCAAGAAGCGACTGACACACTTATCAAGTGGTTGGAAGAACGTAAATTGGGTAAGGGTAAGGTACAATACCGCTTGCGCAATGCCGTGTTTAGTCGCCAGCGTTATTGGGGCGAACCTGTACCTGCTTATTTCAAAGACGGTGTTCCTTACTTGATTGATGAGGCAGATTTGCCATTAGAATTGCCCAAAATTGACAAATACCTTCCCACCGAAACGGGAGAACCGCCACTAGGCCGCGCGGAAGGATGGAAATATAGCCCCCCTGCCCCCAATGGGGGAGTCAACTCAGAAGCCCCCATTGGGGGTTGGGGGCTGGAACTCAGCACCATGCCAGGTTGGGCGGGCTCGTCGTGGTATTGGTACCGCTACATGGATCCTCAAAACAACGAGGCATTTGCTTCTAAAGAGGCCATCGACTACTGGCAGCGCATCGACTTCTACTTGGGTGGCTCCGAACACGCTACGGGGCACTTGTTGTACAGCCGTTTTTGGAACAAGTTCTTGAAAGACTTGGGCTTGGTTCCTCACGAAGAATTTGCGGCGAAGTTGGTGAACCAAGGAATGATTCAGGGACGAAGTAATTTTGTGTATCGATTGAAGTCAAGTGATAACGCAAAACCCGTTTTTGTAAGCTTTGGCTTGAAAGACCAGTATGAGACAACCAAATTGCACGTTGATGTAAATATGGTAGAAAACGATGTTTTGGATACGGAAGCCTTCAAAAATTGGCGAGAAGATTTTGCCAATGCGGAGTTTATTTTGGAGGATGGCAAATACGTTTGCGGCTGGGAAGTAGAAAAAATGTCAAAATCGAAGTACAACGTCGTAAACCCTGACACGATTGTTGACAAATACGGTGCTGATACATTGCGGATGTACGAAATGTTTTTGGGGCCATTGACCGACGCCAAACCGTGGAATACCAACGGCATTAGCGGAACGTCGAACTTCTTGCGTAAATTTTGGCGCTTGTTCTTTGAAGACCAAACAGGTAAATCAAAATTGGTGGATGCCGAACCTACGGCCGACGAATTGAAGGTATTGCACCGCACCATCAAGCGCGTGGAGGAAGACATTGAGCGTTATTCGTTCAACACAGTTGTTTCTACGTTCATGATTGGGGTCAACGAATTGAGCGATTTGAAGTGCCACAAAAAAGCCATCTTGAAAGAAATGGTCATTTTGTTGTCGCCGTATGCGCCTCACATCACCGAAGAACTTTGGACGGCATTAGGCAACGAAGCAGGAACATTGACCACCGCTCCATTCCCTGTGTTTGAGCCTAAGTATTTGGTAGAAAGTTCGTTTGAGTATCCTATCCAAATCAATGGTAAAGTTCGCGCTAACCTCGCTTTCCCTGTCGATATGTCAAAAGAAGACATCGAACAAAGTGTATTGGCCAACGATACGGTTCAAAAATGGTTGGAAGGCAAAGCGCCTAAAAAAGTGGTAGTCGTTCCAAAACGGATTGTAAACGTCGTTTTGTAA
- a CDS encoding FecR family protein, whose protein sequence is MSRKSFRQLLQKYLRGECTAEEKSFVEHWYGLLEAETGELEKNMDTDELEARLWEQIQSKMEVEESIDNVQPLHKRISFGWLGIAASLLLVATWWVVMPWNKKAPTDSVVYSDWLYRTNTSTSPLLIRLEDGSKVQLSPKSTLRFPKHFEEHTRTVYLNGDAFFDIQKSPSRPFYVHTDRVIAKVLGTSFFVRTDTHTKHIRVEVVTGRVAVYGQSTEKRSPVANGVVLSPNQAATYYDEQKHFVTGLVEKPTLLETPKSEKQALTFQFDDTPLSEVIRRLELAYGIDIVVENEQQNNCLLTADLSNQPLFNQLDLICAALKAQYEVQGTIILLSGKGCQ, encoded by the coding sequence ATGAGCCGAAAGAGTTTTAGGCAACTCTTGCAGAAATACCTCCGAGGAGAGTGTACCGCCGAAGAAAAGTCGTTTGTTGAGCACTGGTACGGATTACTAGAGGCCGAAACAGGTGAGTTGGAAAAAAACATGGATACCGATGAACTGGAAGCGCGCCTGTGGGAGCAAATTCAGTCTAAAATGGAGGTAGAAGAGTCGATTGACAACGTCCAGCCCCTCCACAAGCGCATCTCATTCGGCTGGCTTGGCATTGCAGCGTCACTGTTGCTGGTAGCTACTTGGTGGGTTGTTATGCCATGGAACAAAAAAGCACCAACCGATAGCGTCGTTTACAGCGATTGGTTATACCGTACCAATACCTCTACTTCGCCCCTGCTTATACGTTTGGAAGATGGTAGCAAAGTGCAACTTTCCCCCAAAAGCACCCTACGTTTTCCCAAGCATTTTGAGGAACACACTCGAACCGTTTATCTGAACGGCGATGCTTTTTTTGACATTCAAAAATCGCCATCGCGGCCATTTTATGTACATACCGACCGCGTCATTGCCAAAGTATTGGGCACAAGCTTTTTTGTTCGTACCGACACCCATACCAAACACATACGCGTAGAAGTAGTCACAGGAAGGGTCGCAGTGTATGGGCAATCAACCGAAAAACGCAGCCCCGTCGCCAATGGCGTTGTGCTTAGTCCAAATCAGGCTGCGACTTACTATGATGAACAAAAGCATTTTGTGACGGGACTGGTCGAAAAACCAACCTTACTTGAGACGCCCAAGTCAGAAAAACAAGCATTGACCTTTCAGTTTGACGACACGCCCCTATCGGAGGTTATTAGGCGATTAGAACTGGCCTACGGCATAGACATTGTGGTAGAAAACGAGCAACAAAACAACTGTTTACTCACCGCAGATTTGTCCAATCAACCCCTCTTTAACCAACTCGACTTGATTTGTGCTGCGTTAAAAGCCCAGTACGAAGTCCAAGGAACCATTATTCTTTTGAGCGGAAAAGGCTGTCAATAA
- a CDS encoding RNA polymerase sigma-70 factor produces the protein MNYKSLTDEMLLVYLRTGDEKAFREIYLRYWKKLFGLATQKLKDTAVTEELVQDIFLKLWERRSTLQIERLDAYLFTAARYAVINHIKSNLVQEKFAEYAQFHYSETSSITEEQLELDELIHVVEQQLNDLPEKTRRIFQMNRLEYHTIKEISSKLKVPERTVEYHLSQALKSLRYYLRDYLPTLLFFNFFL, from the coding sequence GTGAATTATAAATCACTAACCGACGAAATGCTCCTAGTTTATCTCCGAACAGGAGATGAAAAAGCCTTTCGTGAAATTTATCTGCGTTATTGGAAAAAACTATTTGGTCTTGCCACGCAAAAGCTTAAAGATACCGCCGTCACCGAAGAACTTGTGCAAGACATCTTCCTTAAACTTTGGGAACGCCGAAGTACCCTACAAATCGAGCGCCTCGATGCTTATCTTTTTACGGCGGCTCGGTACGCAGTTATTAATCACATTAAATCAAATTTAGTACAAGAAAAATTCGCTGAATACGCGCAATTTCACTATTCGGAAACTAGCTCTATTACAGAAGAACAACTTGAGTTGGACGAATTGATACACGTCGTGGAACAGCAACTCAACGACTTGCCCGAAAAAACACGTCGAATTTTCCAAATGAACCGCTTGGAATACCATACTATCAAAGAGATTTCAAGTAAGTTAAAAGTTCCTGAGCGTACTGTAGAATATCACCTTAGTCAAGCGCTCAAATCGCTACGTTATTATCTGCGCGATTATCTTCCTACACTCCTTTTTTTCAATTTCTTCCTATAG